In Uranotaenia lowii strain MFRU-FL chromosome 2, ASM2978415v1, whole genome shotgun sequence, one genomic interval encodes:
- the LOC129746134 gene encoding translocation protein SEC62 — MADKKRSKKRKDEYTGPGGAEQELEKASKDEYKVAKWLKSNVPTKKTKFLNHNVEYFSAIRAVDALLESKFAKGDNCLMPHRQAAIDFLDEMLHHKFFHRAKKVPVSEQELRGKSKKSAEKEKDKGSAKEDKATDGGESSHAEGGKGDSKAAAEKEKRKRKIRLEMHPEQLFVDGHEAYVWLYDPIPMHYWIFGALLVVGAIVICLFPLWPPMLRKGVYYLSIAAAGFLVFILGLAVLRFVIFCLVWILTGGKHHFWLLPNLTEDVGFFASFWPLYDHEYKDGSSDKDKSKKNKKKKRDKDSDAEDGDTGTSGKIPPKIDEIKEQESEDQQGKKTAEGSQLRQRNKGKAASGTPVADKEGNVSDDGQDEDHGDEDKNSQSESESEGSQRSSTGKDFEIVDHDEVETS, encoded by the exons gaaTATACTGGCCCCGGAGGAGCCGAGCAGGAATTGGAGAAAGCCTCCAAGGATGAGTACAAGGTTGCCAAATGGCTGAAATCGAATGTCCCAACGAAGAAGACCAAATTTTTGAACCACAATGTCGAATACTTCTCGGCCATTCGAGCCGTTGATGCGCTGCTGGAGTCCAAGTTTGCCAAAGGGGACAACTGCTTGATGCCCCATCGGCAGGCTGCGATCGATTTTCTGGACGAAATGTTGCATCACAAATTTTTCCACCGCGCCAAGAAGGTGCCGGTAAGCGAGCAGGAACTGAgaggaaaaagtaaaaaatcggCCGAAAAGGAAAAGGACAAGGGTAGTGCCAAGGAAGATAAAGCCACTGATGGCGGCGAAAGCAGTCACGCCGAAGGTGGCAAAGGGGACAGCAAAGCCGCTGCAGAGAAAGAAAAACGGAAGCGCAAAATCAGGCTGGAGATGCACCCAGAGCAGCTTTTTGTCGATGGGCATGAGGCATATGTCTGGTTGTACGATCCGATCCCGATGCACTATTGGATATTCGGAGCGCTGTTGGTGGTGGGAGCTATTGTGATCTGTTTGTTCCCTCTGTGGCCACCGATGCTCCGAAAGGGTGTTTATTATCTCAGTATAGCGGCGGCTGGATTCTTGGTTTTCATTCTTGGTCTGGCCGTTCTGAGGTTTGTCATCTTCTGTTTGGTATGGATTCTCACCGGTGGCAAACACCACTTCTGGTTGCTACCCAACTTGACTGAAGATGTAGGATTCTTTGCCTCGTTCTGGCCCCTGTATGAT CACGAGTACAAGGACGGATCATCGGATAAAGACAAATCGaagaagaataagaagaagaagCGTGACAAAGACAGCGATGCCGAGGATGGTGACACTGGAACCTCGGGTAAAATTCCGCCAAAGATTGATGAAATCAAAGAGCAAGAATCCGAGGATCAGCAAGGTAAAAAAACAGCTGAAGGAAGCCAACTTCGTCAACGAAACAAGGGCAAGGCGGCATCCGGAACTCCTGTTGCAGACAAGGAAGGCAATGTCAGTGATGATGGGCAGGATGAAGATCACGGAGATGAAGATAAAAA CTCGCAATCGGAAAGTGAATCGGAAGGATCCCAGCGATCGTCCACGGGTAAGGATTTTGAAATCGTCGATCATGACGAAGTTGAAACATCTTAG